The sequence GTAGGTAGCGGAGTCCCGGTCGGAGCGCGCTGTCCCTCGCCCCGGCGCGTTCCGCCAGGACTCAAAACAATTTCCAAAGCTGATTGCGTCGGTCGTATGCATCATGAAGCGAGCTGATTTTCCATTTCTTGGTTTCGGCGTCGGACTGCGGCGGCAGCATTACACGCACGTTCTCGACGCGCATCCGCCCGTCGATTGGTTCGAGGTGGTCTCAGAAAATTTCATAGTGCCCGGCGGCCGCCCGTTGCAGATTCTCGAAAGGGTGCGCGAGCATTATCCGATCGTGCTGCATGGCGTATCGATGTCGCTCGGCTCGACTGATCCTCTCAATCGGGAATACCTGGCCGGTCTGCGTGATCTTGCTCGGCGTTTCGAGCCGGCCTGGGTTTCCGACCATTTATGTTGGACCGGGGTGGGAGGCCAGAATCTGCACGATCTCCTGCCGCTGCCTTACACAGAAGAATCGGTCTTATGGGTAGCTGGGCGAATTCGTCAGGTCCAGGAAATACTCGAGCGCCCAATCCTGATTGAAAACGTATCGAG comes from Candidatus Binataceae bacterium and encodes:
- a CDS encoding DUF692 domain-containing protein, with protein sequence MKRADFPFLGFGVGLRRQHYTHVLDAHPPVDWFEVVSENFIVPGGRPLQILERVREHYPIVLHGVSMSLGSTDPLNREYLAGLRDLARRFEPAWVSDHLCWTGVGGQNLHDLLPLPYTEESVLWVAGRIRQVQEILERPILIENVSSYMTFKHSTMSECDFLSAVAEESDCCILLDINNVYVSAFNHGFDPVQYIESVPAERVVQYHLAGHSDHGSYLLDTHDHPIRSEVWVLYEKAVSRFGKVSALVEWDDNIPEFPILEANANEARMRHEAASSLLAFEEPECNPA